The Photobacterium sanguinicancri genome includes the window CGGCTTCATTATGACTCTTACGCAAAAAGCGAAACTGATTATTCGCAACTAACTTCGTGACTTCATCAAATCGTTCTGGGTGGCGGGGCACTAAAATTAATAATGCATTGTGTACTGTTTGTAGCAGCTGTTTGTGGGCTGCTAATAGGATTTCATCTTCGCCTGCATGTGTACTTGCCGCGATCCAAACTGGTTTATCTGCTGCCCATTGATGTTTAAGTTCATTAGCATGCTGTCGTTGAGTATCGGAAACGTTGATGTCAAATTTCACACTGCCACAGACTTGAAGTTTCTCTCTAGTTAGACCGAGCTTAATGTAGCGATCGCCATCCGCTTGATATTGGGCGGCAATCAAGCTCATCTCGTTTAGCATAGGAGAAACCAGTGATTTAACCTTGCCGTAGCCTTTGGCTGAGCGCGCTGATAAGCGGCCATTGGCTAACATAACAGGGATGTTACGTCTGTTGAGCTGATGGATCATGTTAGGCCATAGCTCGGTTTCCATTACGATCGCGATGTTAGGGTTGATGTTGTTAATCAAGCGACGCATTGCACAAGGTAAGTCATAAGGAAGGTAGCAGTGTTGAACACTGTCGCCAAAACTCTTAAGCACTTGCTCTGAACCTGTCGGTGTCATGGTTGTAATCGTGATTGGAAGCTGAGGATAAGCAGCTTGCAATGCTTTGACCAAGGGAATGGATGCGATGGTTTCTCCGACAGACACCGAATGTAACCAGATCCCTCCTTGCTTTAGTGTGGGCCCAAAGCCGTAACGTTCGCTTACACGTTGGCGATAGCTCTTTGCCTTAAGAGAGCGGTACCCTAGCTTTAACCAAATAAATGGTTGGACAATATATAGCAGGGAGGAATATAAGTATCGAGTTGGCATATTTGCAACCA containing:
- the waaA gene encoding lipid IV(A) 3-deoxy-D-manno-octulosonic acid transferase — protein: MPTRYLYSSLLYIVQPFIWLKLGYRSLKAKSYRQRVSERYGFGPTLKQGGIWLHSVSVGETIASIPLVKALQAAYPQLPITITTMTPTGSEQVLKSFGDSVQHCYLPYDLPCAMRRLINNINPNIAIVMETELWPNMIHQLNRRNIPVMLANGRLSARSAKGYGKVKSLVSPMLNEMSLIAAQYQADGDRYIKLGLTREKLQVCGSVKFDINVSDTQRQHANELKHQWAADKPVWIAASTHAGEDEILLAAHKQLLQTVHNALLILVPRHPERFDEVTKLVANNQFRFLRKSHNEAVTADCQVIIGDTMGELMTLFGIADVAFIGGSLVERGGHNPLEPAAYGLPLVMGPHTFNFSSICTMLEDASALTTVSDEHTLEEQLRIFFKDKEKASIKGKKALAVLQLNQGSLAKHLALIDQLLGSRHDN